Proteins found in one Venturia canescens isolate UGA chromosome 8, ASM1945775v1, whole genome shotgun sequence genomic segment:
- the LOC122415304 gene encoding excitatory amino acid transporter 1-like, with translation MEAASELSPLSGADSQVRVSERTSYYPQEPSKRPQTKGQKVQSFLKHNALTILTVSGVAGGVVLGLILRHVREEPWTKREIMYVNYVGELFLRMLKSLILPLIVASLISAIGSLDLSLSSKIGARAITYYMVTTVSAVILGIILVVVIHPGRGDSTGMKEQGNARNVSTTDTLMDLVRNMFPPNLVQACISQYRTVLTKQKNNTSDDILTWEISGEDTSGLNILGLVVFATVLGITLGKMGPSGKPLLSFFEALSSAMMIITNWVIWLSPVGVLFLVASKIMEMESFDVILGQLGMYFMTVLIGLFIHGFIVLPTIFFLFTKKNPIVYISNMAQAIATAFGTSSSSATLPVAIGCLEERNGIDSRVSRFVMPIGATINMDGTALYEAVAAIFIAQVRNFPLSFGQLAAVSITATAASIGAAGIPQAGLVTMVMVLDTVGLPAKDVTLIVAVDWLLDRFRTSVNVVGDSLGAGIVNHLSRHELASLPHNAQSQNGADHHTTSI, from the exons ATGGAAGCTGCTTCGGAATT GTCACCGCTCTCGGGTGCAGACTCGCAGGTTCGAGTTTCCGAGAGAACGTCGTACTACCCACAGGAGCCATCGAAGAGGCCCCAGACGAAGGGACAGAAGGTGCAATCGTTCCTGAAACACAATGCTCTCACGATACTGACAGTTTCCGGTGTTGCGGGCGGCGTTGTTTTAGGCCTGATATTGAGACACGTGAGGGAAGAGCCATGGACGAAACGCGAAATAATGTACGTCAATTACGTCGGCGAACTCTTTCTAAGGATGCTGAAGAGCTTGATACTGCCTCTCATCGTCGCCAGCCTCATTTCAGCTATTGGATCCCTCGATCTTTCGTTAAGTAGTAAAATCGGAGCACGAGCCATCACTTACTACATGGTTACAACCGTCAGTGCTGTAATACTCG GTATCATTCTGGTAGTCGTCATACACCCTGGCAGAGGTGACAGCACTGGTATGAAAGAGCAGGGAAACGCGAGAAATGTATCGACGACCGACACTCTCATGGATCTCGTGAGAAATATGTTTCCTCCGAATTTGGTGCAGGCCTGTATTTCCCAGTACCGCACCGTACTTACCAAACAGAAAAACAACACTTCAG acgACATCTTGACGTGGGAGATCAGCGGCGAGGATACCTCGGGATTGAACATTCTCGGTTTAGTTGTATTCGCGACTGTACTCGGTATAACCCTCGGAAAAATGGGACCAAGCGGAAAGCCCTTGTTGAGCTTTTTCGAGGCACTGTCTTCCGCTATGATGATCATTACCAACTGGGTCATTTG GTTGTCACCAGTGGGTGTTCTTTTTCTGGTAGcttcaaaaataatggaaatggAGTCATTCGACGTGATACTGGGTCAACTGGGCATGTACTTCATGACCGTATTGATCGGATTGTTTATTCACGGTTTCATCGTGTTGCCGAcgatatttttcttgtttacGAAGAAGAATCCAATCGTTTACATATCGAATATGGCGCAAGCGATCGCAACGGCGTTCGGCACGTCCTCGAGTTCCGCGACACTTCCGGTCGCGATTGGTTGTCTCGAAGAGCGCAACGGGATCGACTCGAGGGTTTCGCGATTCGTGATGCCCATCGGCGCCACCATAAACATGGACGGGACAGCTCTGTACGAAGCTGTCGCCGCAATTTTCATCGCTCAAGTGCGCAATTTTCCTCTCAGCTTCGGTCAACTCGCCGCGGTCAG CATCACTGCGACAGCAGCGAGCATCGGAGCTGCCGGAATTCCGCAAGCTGGACTCGTCACGATGGTCATGGTTCTTGACACCGTCGGACTCCCAGCCAAGGACGTCACTCTCATCGTCGCCGTTGATTGGCTACT TGATCGTTTCAGAACGTCGGTTAACGTGGTCGGGGACTCTCTCGGTGCTGGTATCGTGAATCATTTGAGCAGACACGAATTGGCATCGCTGCCGCACAATGCACAGTCGCAGAACGGTGCTGATCATCACACGACTTCGATATGA
- the LOC122415307 gene encoding uncharacterized protein — protein MRVRLDSTTSNPDITLPRPVSRQKIYKSRFGQASSGSPSCSSSCFNCRIDEEEGEDNEMVKGGPSEALDAHAATSKSQSNGNNWFPDRDEYDSDKDEDEEAADEAVVNEIGPQLPGLYDAGYHHDDNLPDSGIIVTVISPSDDDLSTAPSEGAAASSDNELLIELRVREYQINFDGFAEINRFSTIDEMHEFIVNNTEPSTNNETTSTKQAKYLEILLNEREEDRFRRLVEISKGTVRRVLVRNEHILEKLFATASLNKFPSPLKINTNDEVEEEEEEENVIEKEEKMIHDIEENMKRWYMIEMIGVWLKFVTDVKSYREAIKKSVLKANCGIENDRYEGIVVPLKYK, from the exons ATGAGAGTTAGACTCGATTCTACAACGTCCAATCCCGATATTACTCTGCCGCGTCCGGTGTCGAGGCAAAAGATTTACAAAAGTCGTTTCGGACAGGCCTCCTCCGGATCGCCGTCCTGTTCTTCCAGCTGCTTTAACTGCCGTATCGACGAGGAAGAGGGCGAAGATAACGAGATGGTTAAGGGCGGCCCTTCCGAAGCTTTGGACG CTCACGCAGCAACGTCAAAGTCACAGAGCAACGGGAACAATTGGTTTCCGGACAGAGACGAGTACGACAGTGAtaaagacgaagacgaggaagcTGCGGATGAGGCCGTCGTTAATGAAATCGGGCCGCAGTTGCCGGGGCTTTACGACGCTGGCTATCATCACGACGATAATTTACCGGATTCCGGGATAATCGTCACGGTCATTTCGCCTTCCG ACGACGATCTCTCGACGGCTCCCAGCGAAGGTGCTGCGGCGAGCAGCGACAACGAGCTTCTGATCGAGCTCCGAGTCCGCGAGTATCAGATTAATTTTGATGGATTTGCTGAGATAAATCGTTTTTCGACGATCGACGAGATGCACGAGTTCATCGTAAACAATACAGAGCCCTCGACAAATAACGAGACAACGAGCACGAAACAGGCAAAATATTTAGAGATTTTACTGAACGAACGCGAGGAAGACCGTTTCAGACGCTTAGTGGAAATTAGCAAGGGGACCGTCCGTCGCGTGCTCGTGAGAAACGAGCATATTTTGGAAAAGTTATTCGCTACTGCGAGCCTCAACAAATTCCCGAGTCCCCTGAAG ATAAACACGAACGATGAAgtcgaggaggaagaagaggaggaAAACGTGAtcgaaaaggaggaaaaaatgattcacgACATcgaagaaaacatgaagagaTGGTACATGATCGAAATGATCGGAGTTTGGTTAAAATTCGTCACCGACGTCAAGAGCTATCGCGAGGCTATAAAGAAAAGTGTATTAAAGGCCAACTGTGGCATAGAAAACGATCGATACGAAGGTATCGTCGTACCCTTGAAATACAAATAA